The following are encoded together in the Acetobacter vaccinii genome:
- a CDS encoding recombinase family protein — translation MAIYGYARVSTRDQSTDMQVTHLLESGIPKERIFTENISGATEDRPELNRLLNLLHKGDVVTVWKVDRLGRRTAHLARLLEEFNEKGITVRSLTEGVDTSDRSSRVSYLLMSVIAQNERETINERIRCGIDHAQKYGTKSGRPIGRPKVSSVKVQHALELLASGKSYRHASSISGVSLATLVRRVQAMQQDNQFTRQTSIFEA, via the coding sequence ATGGCAATTTATGGTTATGCACGTGTCAGCACCAGAGACCAGTCCACTGATATGCAGGTCACTCATTTACTGGAATCCGGGATTCCTAAAGAAAGAATTTTTACAGAAAATATTTCCGGTGCAACAGAAGACAGACCAGAGTTAAACAGATTGTTAAATCTGTTGCACAAGGGCGATGTTGTGACTGTCTGGAAGGTGGACAGGCTTGGGAGAAGAACAGCCCATCTTGCACGTTTACTGGAAGAGTTTAACGAAAAAGGAATAACAGTCAGAAGTCTGACAGAAGGTGTGGATACGTCAGACAGGTCAAGCCGAGTCAGTTATCTGTTGATGTCTGTTATTGCTCAGAATGAACGTGAGACCATTAATGAGCGCATTCGGTGTGGCATAGACCATGCTCAGAAATATGGAACAAAGTCAGGTCGTCCCATAGGCAGACCCAAAGTCAGTTCCGTTAAAGTACAACATGCTCTGGAGCTTTTAGCATCAGGAAAAAGCTACAGACATGCGTCTTCCATTTCTGGTGTGTCTTTAGCCACATTGGTCAGACGTGTTCAGGCTATGCAACAGGATAACCAGTTTACACGCCAGACCAGTATTTTTGAGGCATGA
- a CDS encoding MSMEG_0572/Sll0783 family nitrogen starvation response protein produces the protein MPKIEHAPHQDGDCFVDYENKVFEDVKAKPGEKALITFHTVAFEGSIGFVNLLQATRLIRKGFETSVLLYGPGVTLGVQRGFPRLGDEAFPGHMNCNKQITKILEEGGKVYACRFALQALYGHGEKSLIPGITPINPQDVLDLILIARRDNAFILDTWTV, from the coding sequence ATGCCGAAAATCGAACATGCCCCCCACCAGGATGGTGATTGCTTTGTTGATTACGAAAACAAGGTTTTTGAAGACGTTAAAGCTAAACCGGGTGAAAAAGCACTGATCACCTTCCACACGGTTGCGTTTGAAGGTTCGATTGGTTTCGTTAATCTGTTGCAGGCAACACGGCTTATCCGCAAGGGGTTTGAAACATCAGTCCTTCTGTATGGGCCGGGTGTCACCCTTGGCGTGCAGCGCGGCTTTCCCCGTCTGGGGGACGAGGCCTTCCCCGGTCATATGAACTGCAACAAGCAGATTACGAAAATTCTTGAGGAAGGCGGTAAAGTTTACGCCTGTCGCTTTGCTCTCCAGGCGCTGTATGGCCATGGTGAAAAGTCGCTTATCCCCGGCATTACGCCAATTAACCCGCAGGATGTACTGGACCTGATCCTGATCGCCCGTCGGGATAATGCATTTATCCTTGATACCTGGACTGTCTAA
- a CDS encoding MSMEG_0568 family radical SAM protein, with translation MTVPTLGTLSGRQLVTDLQSFGLQIGGQTGGMTRKGGAGPSDHKTITIAGQTVMVPVYTSGARRSPFQASPPDGKGASILVRDGQPLGTIHFPAAPRFYGLTTAEGVPYWKIALLHGRDTLATTVHQTCIRYADRRTSCQFCAIGQSLEADRTIAYKTPAQLAEVAKAAVELDGVRDMVLTTGTPNVVDRGAAVLADSARAIRAAVDLPLQVQCEPPRDHTWFQRLREAGADSLGMHLEAATQAVREKIMPGKATVSVERYMDAFASAVPVFGRGQVNTYILAGLGDSAADILALAERLIALGVYPFVVPFVPISGTPLENHAPPSADFMKSVLAPLGRMLREANMKSTDIRAGCGRCGACSSLSAYEQ, from the coding sequence ATGACCGTACCCACTCTTGGCACGCTTTCAGGCCGTCAGCTTGTGACGGATCTGCAATCCTTTGGTTTGCAGATTGGGGGGCAGACGGGGGGCATGACCCGCAAGGGCGGGGCTGGCCCTTCGGACCATAAGACAATCACCATTGCGGGTCAGACTGTCATGGTGCCGGTCTATACATCCGGGGCGCGGCGTTCACCTTTTCAGGCCAGTCCACCTGATGGGAAGGGGGCGAGTATCCTTGTGCGTGATGGGCAGCCCTTGGGCACCATCCATTTTCCAGCAGCCCCACGTTTTTATGGTCTGACGACGGCAGAGGGTGTTCCGTATTGGAAGATTGCCCTGCTGCATGGGCGCGATACTCTGGCAACCACTGTGCATCAGACCTGTATCCGCTATGCGGATCGTCGGACATCCTGCCAGTTTTGCGCCATAGGCCAGTCGCTGGAAGCTGATCGAACCATTGCCTATAAAACGCCTGCCCAACTGGCTGAAGTTGCAAAAGCCGCTGTAGAGCTGGATGGTGTGCGCGACATGGTGCTGACAACAGGCACCCCCAATGTCGTGGACCGGGGGGCTGCCGTGCTGGCAGATTCAGCCCGTGCCATCCGTGCCGCAGTGGACCTGCCCTTGCAGGTGCAGTGCGAACCCCCGCGTGATCACACGTGGTTCCAACGCCTGCGGGAGGCCGGGGCAGACAGCCTTGGCATGCACCTTGAGGCTGCAACACAGGCTGTGCGTGAAAAAATCATGCCCGGCAAGGCGACTGTCAGTGTTGAGCGTTATATGGATGCGTTTGCCAGTGCTGTGCCTGTTTTTGGGCGTGGGCAGGTCAATACTTACATTCTGGCAGGCCTGGGTGACAGTGCGGCGGATATTCTGGCTTTGGCCGAGCGGCTGATAGCACTTGGGGTTTATCCTTTTGTTGTGCCGTTTGTGCCTATCTCGGGCACACCACTGGAAAATCATGCGCCACCGAGTGCTGATTTCATGAAATCCGTTCTGGCACCGCTTGGCCGTATGCTGCGGGAGGCTAACATGAAGTCGACCGACATTCGGGCCGGGTGTGGCCGCTGTGGGGCGTGTTCTTCCCTTTCGGCGTATGAGCAATGA
- a CDS encoding sll0787 family AIR synthase-like protein — MVQVLSTMLRRLRNSRAIAAKQDITQAVSILGTKARGDIRLGDDCAAIPDGDGYLLLASEGFQDSFVRAMPWFAGYCGVMVNVSDIAAMGGRPLAVVDALWSDTSDAATAILTGLHDGAQTYGVPVVGGHTNMRSTHNSLSVAILGRANRLLSSFDARPGEVLIAAIDLRGRWHDPHPFWDSSSALCHTDDAARLRGDIQLLPAIAEDGLSRAAKDISMAGLLGTALMLAECSAVGMTIALDNIPRPAGAPMERWLSSFPSYGYLLTARPEHAAAVLARFQARGIAAAVIGQCNTTQRLDVTWAGKAETFWDLAQMPLMGCAP, encoded by the coding sequence ATGGTACAGGTGCTGTCCACCATGCTGCGGCGCTTGCGGAATAGCCGTGCCATTGCGGCCAAGCAGGACATTACCCAGGCGGTTTCCATATTGGGGACCAAAGCCAGAGGTGATATCCGCCTTGGGGATGACTGTGCGGCCATACCGGATGGAGACGGCTACCTTCTGCTTGCCAGCGAGGGATTTCAGGACAGTTTTGTGCGCGCCATGCCCTGGTTTGCCGGGTATTGTGGGGTCATGGTCAATGTCAGCGACATTGCTGCCATGGGTGGGCGACCGCTGGCAGTGGTGGACGCGTTGTGGAGCGATACATCAGACGCAGCTACTGCCATCCTGACAGGCCTGCATGACGGTGCGCAGACATATGGTGTGCCTGTTGTAGGTGGGCATACCAACATGCGTAGCACCCATAATTCGCTTTCTGTCGCCATTCTGGGTCGTGCCAATCGCCTGTTAAGCAGTTTTGACGCCCGCCCCGGTGAGGTGCTGATTGCTGCCATTGACCTGCGCGGTCGCTGGCATGACCCCCATCCTTTCTGGGATTCAAGCTCCGCCCTTTGCCATACGGATGATGCTGCTCGCCTGCGGGGGGATATTCAACTCCTGCCCGCCATTGCCGAGGACGGGTTGAGCCGCGCGGCCAAAGATATCAGCATGGCGGGCCTGCTGGGCACGGCCCTTATGCTGGCAGAATGTTCAGCCGTGGGTATGACCATTGCGCTGGATAATATTCCCCGCCCTGCGGGTGCGCCTATGGAGCGCTGGCTATCGTCTTTTCCCAGCTATGGCTACCTGCTGACTGCCCGGCCGGAGCATGCTGCGGCAGTTCTGGCGCGTTTTCAGGCCCGTGGGATTGCAGCGGCGGTTATTGGCCAGTGTAACACAACACAGCGGCTGGACGTGACATGGGCCGGGAAGGCAGAAACCTTCTGGGACCTGGCTCAGATGCCGCTGATGGGGTGTGCGCCATGA
- a CDS encoding aminotransferase-like domain-containing protein, whose translation MSEYPYLARWKEEISQSPKAIYLTLVDALALSIRKGDLQEGHKLPPQRTIASYIGTNLTTVTRAFAEARRRGLIDATVGRGTFVRVGAGESHWRHTGPAVVDLTMNLPPIPQEPSLQHIIQSDITALLKQQDLNSLMSYRVTGGTIEDRQLGAKWIAPVVGPRRTDEILVSPGAQSALAAIVSTHTQPGDVIVTDRIAYPGIRTIAAQFGLILVGVDSDREGIMPDQLDRACAEHHPRLLYCIPTIHNPTTATMSLQRRKDILSVAQCHHLHIAEDDPYSLLMDDPLPALAALDHSRVSYVATLAKVLSPGLRTAYVALPSADMTRRVTAAIRAIALTNAGLLSALTTRWMQTGQAYTILHAIQKELRLRQSIARRILGEKHCMNPDGPHVWLKLPDWWGSSDFVAYARRRGLALVPSTVFTISGEPPQRARIALGSAPDAASLEESLHGVMSVLEHKRSPGFTDIV comes from the coding sequence ATGTCCGAGTATCCGTATCTCGCGCGCTGGAAAGAAGAGATCAGCCAGAGCCCCAAAGCCATTTATCTGACACTGGTGGATGCTCTGGCTCTTTCCATCCGCAAAGGTGACTTGCAGGAAGGGCACAAACTGCCGCCCCAGCGGACTATTGCCAGCTATATCGGCACAAATCTGACAACAGTAACCCGTGCCTTTGCAGAAGCGCGGCGGCGCGGCCTGATTGATGCAACAGTCGGTCGGGGCACTTTTGTGCGTGTTGGCGCGGGGGAAAGCCATTGGCGGCATACCGGGCCAGCAGTGGTGGATCTGACCATGAACCTGCCGCCTATTCCGCAGGAACCCTCGCTCCAGCATATTATTCAAAGCGATATCACGGCTCTTTTGAAGCAGCAGGATCTGAACAGTCTGATGTCCTACCGTGTGACGGGGGGGACAATCGAGGACCGTCAGTTAGGCGCGAAGTGGATTGCCCCTGTTGTTGGCCCCCGCAGGACGGATGAAATTCTGGTGTCTCCTGGCGCACAGAGTGCTCTGGCAGCCATTGTCAGCACGCATACCCAGCCGGGTGATGTCATTGTTACAGACCGCATTGCCTACCCCGGTATTCGGACAATAGCGGCGCAGTTTGGCCTTATTCTGGTTGGGGTTGATAGTGACAGGGAAGGGATTATGCCTGATCAGCTTGATCGAGCCTGTGCGGAACATCACCCGCGTTTGCTGTATTGTATCCCAACCATTCACAACCCCACGACGGCAACAATGTCCCTGCAAAGGCGCAAGGATATTCTGTCCGTGGCGCAGTGCCACCACCTGCATATTGCGGAGGATGACCCCTACAGCCTGTTGATGGATGATCCGCTGCCCGCACTGGCGGCCCTTGATCATAGTCGTGTCAGCTACGTAGCGACGTTGGCCAAGGTGCTCAGCCCAGGCTTGCGTACAGCCTATGTTGCCTTGCCCAGTGCCGATATGACCCGGCGGGTGACGGCGGCCATTCGGGCTATTGCGTTGACGAACGCGGGTTTGCTGAGTGCCCTGACAACCCGGTGGATGCAGACAGGCCAAGCCTATACGATCCTGCACGCTATCCAGAAGGAACTGCGGCTGCGTCAGTCAATTGCACGCAGGATACTGGGTGAAAAGCATTGTATGAACCCTGATGGGCCACATGTCTGGCTGAAATTGCCTGACTGGTGGGGCAGTTCCGATTTTGTGGCCTATGCGCGCAGGCGGGGGTTGGCGCTTGTGCCCAGCACAGTGTTTACCATCAGTGGGGAACCGCCACAGCGGGCACGGATTGCCTTGGGCAGTGCTCCAGATGCCGCCAGCCTTGAGGAATCCCTGCATGGGGTCATGTCGGTTTTGGAGCATAAACGCTCCCCTGGGTTTACGGATATTGTCTGA
- a CDS encoding MSMEG_0565 family glycosyltransferase, whose protein sequence is MSLSIGILTHSTNPRGGVVHGMALAEALCEAGHEATLIAPDVTGAGFFRAPRCPVHCIPAQAVQDLPALVECRIGEIRNAINPARFDVLHAQDPISANALADLVQAGEVRGFARTVHHMDSFTHPGLAGRQLRGLTAARELFTVSAVWEGIVHNTHGRKAPNVGNGVDTQHFTPAPAKQDGTLRARYGLPADRQLVLAVGGVERRKNTLLLLDAFLAFCQENPSLHLVIAGGVSLLDHSAYRSQFEARLKDSSMAEHVSVIGPVADADMPALYRQAAVLAYPSITEGFGLCPLEALACGTPVVVPNMAPFNEHFLDMDVLWCRPDCAHTLGMALRDAVQDKSQDRFLARGPVTARRFDWRSVASRHLPAYGRLAELSRAHAPL, encoded by the coding sequence ATGAGCCTGTCGATCGGTATCCTCACCCATTCCACCAACCCGCGGGGTGGGGTTGTGCATGGCATGGCGCTGGCCGAGGCCTTGTGTGAGGCCGGGCATGAGGCCACGCTGATTGCCCCGGATGTCACGGGTGCAGGTTTTTTTCGGGCACCGCGTTGCCCTGTGCACTGTATTCCGGCGCAGGCTGTGCAGGACCTGCCCGCTTTGGTGGAATGCCGCATTGGCGAGATCCGTAACGCCATAAACCCAGCGCGTTTTGATGTGCTGCACGCGCAGGACCCCATAAGTGCCAATGCACTGGCGGACCTTGTGCAGGCAGGGGAGGTACGGGGGTTTGCCCGTACAGTCCACCATATGGACAGTTTTACCCACCCCGGACTTGCCGGGCGGCAGTTACGCGGGCTTACGGCTGCGCGTGAGCTGTTTACCGTCAGCGCGGTGTGGGAAGGCATTGTGCACAACACCCATGGCCGCAAGGCGCCCAATGTCGGGAATGGTGTTGACACGCAGCACTTTACACCAGCACCGGCCAAGCAGGATGGCACCTTGCGCGCCCGCTACGGCCTGCCTGCTGACAGGCAACTGGTTCTGGCTGTTGGTGGGGTGGAGCGTCGTAAAAATACCCTGCTGTTGCTGGATGCTTTTCTGGCGTTCTGTCAGGAAAACCCAAGCCTGCATCTGGTTATTGCGGGTGGAGTGTCCCTGCTGGACCATTCCGCCTATCGGAGCCAGTTTGAGGCGCGGCTTAAGGACAGCAGCATGGCCGAGCATGTGAGCGTGATCGGCCCGGTGGCCGATGCAGATATGCCAGCCCTTTACCGGCAGGCGGCCGTGCTGGCGTATCCTTCCATCACGGAGGGGTTTGGCCTGTGCCCGCTGGAGGCACTGGCCTGTGGCACCCCGGTTGTTGTGCCTAACATGGCCCCGTTTAACGAGCATTTTTTAGATATGGATGTGCTGTGGTGCCGCCCTGACTGTGCCCATACGCTGGGCATGGCCCTGAGGGATGCGGTGCAGGACAAGAGCCAAGACCGCTTTTTGGCGAGAGGCCCTGTCACGGCCCGTCGTTTTGACTGGCGCAGTGTCGCCAGCCGTCATCTTCCCGCGTATGGGCGCCTGGCAGAACTGTCGCGCGCTCATGCCCCGCTGTAA
- a CDS encoding MSMEG_0570 family nitrogen starvation response protein codes for MPEMIFRVRWPDGTESDCYSPSLVVQEYFTPGQDYPAPEFLEKAETALTEASDRVQARYGFACSRALGQLQTIKRVCAPFLHRPDALVRVLSFKS; via the coding sequence ATGCCTGAAATGATATTTCGTGTGCGCTGGCCAGATGGTACGGAAAGCGACTGCTATTCACCCTCGTTGGTGGTGCAGGAGTATTTTACGCCCGGCCAGGATTATCCAGCCCCGGAATTTCTTGAAAAAGCAGAAACAGCCCTGACAGAAGCCAGCGACCGCGTGCAGGCCCGTTATGGCTTTGCCTGTAGCCGGGCACTTGGCCAGTTGCAGACCATCAAACGGGTTTGCGCGCCGTTTCTCCATCGACCTGACGCGCTGGTACGTGTCCTGTCCTTTAAGTCCTGA
- a CDS encoding MSMEG_0569 family flavin-dependent oxidoreductase translates to MTQNEKTIPVVIVGGGQAGLSMSWYLCREGVEHVVFEAKTACHAWEDERWDNFCLVTPNWQCALPGHPYQGKDPHGFMVKEEILEYVKGFVNSFSAPLHENTAVTSITRHENGGYRVVAGGAVWHAQHVVVASGAYQDAVIPGYASAIDPAIVQVHSQDYRNAGQLPDGAVLVVGSGQSGAQIVEDLFLENRKVHLCVGSAPRVSRFYRGRDVVDWLADMHFYELTVDNHPLRDGARDKTNHYVTGRNGGHDLDLRLFANKGVGLHGTLDTIRDEIAHFLPDLAENLDDADKTNADIKQSIDEYIAREGISAPTEAPYVPVWQPEAQNAPLDLKAAGITSIVWCIGFRPDYHWIDVPVFNGANKPVWHRGVTDAPGFYFLGLPWLHTWGSGRFSGVSQDAAWLAGQITGKDVPVA, encoded by the coding sequence ATGACACAGAATGAAAAAACAATTCCTGTTGTTATTGTTGGTGGTGGACAGGCAGGTTTGTCCATGAGCTGGTACCTGTGCCGTGAAGGTGTCGAGCATGTCGTGTTCGAAGCCAAAACGGCCTGCCATGCGTGGGAGGATGAACGGTGGGATAACTTCTGCCTCGTCACACCCAACTGGCAGTGTGCGCTGCCCGGCCACCCCTATCAGGGTAAAGACCCGCACGGGTTTATGGTGAAGGAGGAAATCCTTGAGTATGTCAAAGGGTTCGTGAATTCATTTTCCGCACCGTTGCATGAAAACACGGCAGTGACCTCCATTACACGGCATGAAAACGGGGGCTACCGCGTTGTTGCTGGTGGGGCGGTCTGGCATGCTCAGCACGTGGTGGTGGCCTCTGGCGCGTATCAGGATGCTGTCATCCCTGGTTACGCCAGCGCGATTGACCCTGCGATTGTGCAGGTACATTCACAGGATTACCGCAACGCAGGCCAGTTGCCTGATGGCGCGGTGCTGGTTGTAGGCAGCGGTCAGTCCGGGGCGCAGATTGTTGAAGATCTGTTTCTTGAAAACCGCAAGGTGCATCTGTGTGTCGGTTCTGCCCCCCGTGTATCGCGCTTTTACCGTGGGCGCGATGTCGTAGACTGGCTTGCGGACATGCATTTTTATGAGCTGACAGTGGATAACCACCCCCTGCGGGATGGCGCACGCGACAAGACCAACCATTACGTTACAGGCCGCAACGGCGGTCATGATCTGGATCTGCGTCTGTTTGCCAACAAAGGTGTTGGTCTGCACGGCACACTGGATACAATCCGTGACGAAATCGCGCATTTTCTGCCTGATCTGGCTGAAAATCTGGATGATGCTGACAAAACAAATGCCGACATCAAACAGTCGATTGATGAGTATATTGCGCGCGAAGGTATCAGCGCCCCAACCGAGGCTCCTTATGTGCCAGTATGGCAGCCCGAGGCCCAGAATGCTCCGTTGGATCTGAAAGCGGCCGGTATTACCTCAATTGTATGGTGCATCGGTTTCCGCCCAGACTACCACTGGATTGATGTGCCGGTGTTTAATGGTGCCAACAAGCCCGTCTGGCATCGGGGTGTGACGGATGCTCCGGGCTTTTACTTCTTGGGGCTGCCGTGGCTGCACACTTGGGGGTCTGGTCGCTTTTCCGGCGTTTCGCAGGATGCTGCGTGGCTGGCAGGCCAGATTACCGGTAAAGATGTTCCTGTCGCCTGA
- a CDS encoding MSMEG_0567/Sll0786 family nitrogen starvation N-acetyltransferase: MTVWLEGVENRPFVPTEYVVRLARTPWELAGYYALRRTVFCTEQGVFRDDDRDIIDQVAMPIIAACCMAGMPDRVVGAVRIHEVEPGLWRGSRLAVHAEHRKLGRIGAELIRMAVSTAHGLGATRFLAQVQEQNVLFFRRLHWKSLGEITLHGLPHHDMEADLSRYPPHGQDQTWLLRPQSRSRQVA; encoded by the coding sequence ATGACGGTGTGGCTGGAAGGGGTGGAAAACCGCCCGTTCGTTCCAACAGAATATGTGGTGCGGCTGGCCCGTACTCCGTGGGAGCTCGCGGGTTATTACGCCCTGCGGCGCACTGTGTTCTGCACGGAGCAGGGTGTGTTCCGCGATGATGACCGCGATATCATCGACCAGGTTGCCATGCCTATTATTGCAGCCTGCTGCATGGCGGGCATGCCTGACCGCGTTGTTGGTGCTGTGCGTATTCATGAGGTGGAACCGGGCCTGTGGCGTGGTTCCCGCCTTGCGGTGCATGCTGAACATCGCAAACTCGGGCGCATCGGGGCGGAACTGATCCGTATGGCGGTCAGCACGGCGCATGGTCTGGGGGCCACCCGATTTTTGGCACAGGTGCAGGAACAGAATGTATTGTTCTTTCGTCGCCTGCATTGGAAAAGCCTTGGGGAAATCACACTGCACGGTCTGCCGCACCATGATATGGAGGCCGACCTGTCGCGCTACCCACCCCATGGGCAGGACCAGACATGGCTACTGCGGCCGCAGTCCCGTAGCAGGCAGGTGGCATAA
- a CDS encoding Nit6803 family nitrilase, with the protein MSRIVRAAAIQISPVLGDDGLGTARKVCQAIRDAAEKGVNLAVFPETFVPYYPYFSFIQPAFRFGSEHLELYERAVVIPGPVTDMVAETARQTGVVVVLGVNERDFGTLYNTQVIFDATGEILLKRRKITPTYHERMVWGQGDGAGLKVVDSAVGRIGALACWEHYNPLARYALMTQHEEIHCAQFPGSLVGQIFADQMEVTIRHHALESGCFVVNATGWLTEEQVQSIAGNPALEGPLRGGCFTAIVSPEGKLLGAPLTEGEGMVIADLDFGLITKRKRMMDSVGHYARPELLSLLHDRRPASPVHYVGEDTPDTLGGTGA; encoded by the coding sequence ATGTCACGTATTGTTCGCGCTGCAGCAATCCAGATCAGCCCTGTGCTGGGTGATGATGGTCTGGGCACTGCACGAAAAGTCTGCCAGGCTATCCGCGATGCCGCCGAAAAAGGCGTGAATCTGGCAGTTTTTCCTGAAACTTTTGTACCTTACTATCCATATTTTTCGTTTATTCAGCCTGCTTTCCGTTTTGGTTCAGAACATCTGGAACTGTACGAACGGGCAGTTGTCATTCCCGGCCCGGTTACGGATATGGTGGCTGAAACCGCCCGTCAGACGGGTGTGGTTGTGGTGCTGGGCGTGAACGAGCGTGATTTTGGCACGCTATATAACACACAGGTCATTTTTGATGCGACCGGTGAAATCCTGCTCAAACGCCGCAAGATAACGCCAACCTACCATGAGCGCATGGTCTGGGGGCAGGGTGATGGTGCAGGCCTGAAGGTGGTGGACAGTGCTGTGGGCCGTATCGGTGCGCTGGCCTGCTGGGAACATTATAACCCACTGGCCCGCTACGCGCTGATGACACAGCATGAAGAAATCCATTGTGCCCAGTTCCCCGGTTCTTTGGTGGGGCAGATTTTTGCAGACCAGATGGAAGTCACAATTCGGCACCATGCGCTGGAATCCGGGTGCTTTGTTGTGAATGCCACAGGCTGGCTGACAGAAGAGCAGGTGCAGAGCATCGCCGGTAATCCGGCGTTGGAAGGGCCGCTACGGGGTGGGTGCTTTACCGCCATTGTGTCCCCCGAAGGCAAGCTGCTTGGTGCCCCCCTGACCGAGGGGGAAGGGATGGTCATTGCCGACCTTGATTTCGGCCTTATTACCAAGCGTAAGCGCATGATGGACAGCGTTGGGCATTATGCCCGGCCAGAACTGCTCAGCCTGCTGCACGACCGCCGCCCAGCCAGTCCGGTCCATTATGTGGGCGAGGACACACCAGACACTCTGGGGGGGACTGGGGCATGA
- a CDS encoding AMP-binding protein, with the protein MLPWKTYDAMHAAVTAEPESFWLDAARRITWQQAPVQACGRRSDGWYDWFPTATLNTCYNAVDRHVEGGRGHQAALIWHSCATKERQVVSYRALQRRVAGFAGGLRALGVQKGDRVLVAMPTMIETAIAMLACARLGAVHVVVFAGYAGPELARRIDDVAPRVVIVASCSFQGQTAVPSVPALNEALAEAEHVPQACIIMQRNACPAQLVPGRDYDFHALEQSPPAEPVEVRAQDPLYILHTSGTTGRAKGIVRDNGGHAVALALSMELIYGCKAGDTFLTTSDLGWVVGHSYGVYAPLISGCTSLIVEGGASASAIRVLCQEHAVTCLFTTPTQMRLMRQESRNLPDVTWPDLARVCVAGEYADPTLLDWARAYFQRPVANHWWQTETGWSIAAHFFGLDEADAAVSMNDIGRPAPGFCPSIVPSEAGGQGGEIVLSLPLPPGCLSGLWRDKAVHAPDLYLDEDKTHYRTFDIGMIDGDHVIHMLGRSDDVIKVAGRRISGVQIEKIIAAHPAVHACAVAASPDGLRGQRPVAYVVPEAGLDSPPCADDLISQVAQALGRWVGLREIRFVAQLPTTVSGKITRKKLLVS; encoded by the coding sequence ATGCTGCCGTGGAAAACATATGACGCCATGCACGCGGCCGTAACGGCCGAGCCAGAGAGTTTCTGGCTGGACGCAGCACGGCGGATTACATGGCAGCAGGCGCCTGTTCAGGCATGTGGGAGGCGGTCAGATGGTTGGTATGACTGGTTTCCCACAGCTACGCTTAATACCTGTTACAATGCGGTGGATAGGCATGTTGAGGGTGGGCGTGGCCATCAGGCAGCCCTGATCTGGCATTCCTGCGCCACCAAGGAGCGGCAGGTTGTAAGCTACCGAGCACTCCAGCGCAGGGTTGCCGGGTTTGCCGGGGGGCTGCGGGCTCTTGGTGTGCAAAAGGGCGACCGTGTGCTGGTTGCCATGCCGACTATGATTGAAACAGCCATTGCCATGCTGGCCTGTGCCCGTCTGGGGGCCGTGCATGTGGTGGTGTTTGCCGGTTATGCGGGGCCAGAACTTGCCCGGCGGATTGATGATGTTGCCCCCAGGGTTGTGATTGTCGCCAGTTGCAGCTTTCAGGGTCAGACAGCGGTGCCATCAGTCCCAGCGTTGAATGAGGCCCTGGCCGAGGCTGAGCACGTGCCTCAGGCTTGTATTATCATGCAGCGGAACGCCTGCCCGGCACAGCTTGTGCCCGGCCGGGACTATGATTTCCATGCGCTGGAGCAGTCTCCCCCGGCAGAGCCGGTGGAAGTGCGCGCGCAAGACCCGCTGTATATCCTCCATACGTCCGGCACTACTGGCAGAGCCAAGGGGATTGTGCGGGATAACGGGGGGCATGCTGTGGCCCTCGCACTGTCTATGGAGCTGATTTACGGTTGCAAGGCGGGTGATACATTCTTGACCACGTCCGACCTTGGGTGGGTGGTTGGCCATTCTTATGGCGTTTACGCACCCTTGATCAGCGGATGCACAAGCCTGATTGTGGAAGGCGGGGCTTCAGCATCTGCCATACGGGTGCTTTGTCAGGAACATGCCGTGACATGCCTGTTCACGACCCCGACCCAGATGCGGCTGATGCGACAGGAAAGCCGTAACCTGCCCGATGTGACATGGCCAGATCTGGCCCGTGTGTGTGTGGCGGGGGAATATGCAGACCCCACGCTGCTGGACTGGGCACGTGCCTATTTTCAGCGACCGGTAGCCAACCACTGGTGGCAGACCGAGACAGGGTGGAGCATTGCCGCCCACTTCTTTGGTCTGGATGAGGCTGATGCGGCTGTGTCCATGAATGATATTGGGCGGCCCGCACCAGGGTTCTGCCCGTCCATTGTGCCGTCGGAGGCCGGTGGGCAGGGGGGCGAGATTGTTCTGTCCCTTCCGCTGCCGCCGGGGTGCCTGTCAGGACTATGGCGGGACAAGGCAGTCCATGCCCCGGATCTGTATCTTGACGAGGATAAAACACATTATCGGACTTTTGATATTGGCATGATTGATGGCGACCACGTCATTCACATGCTTGGGCGCTCTGATGATGTGATCAAGGTAGCCGGGCGGCGTATTTCTGGTGTGCAGATTGAAAAAATCATCGCAGCCCACCCCGCCGTTCATGCCTGTGCCGTCGCAGCCAGCCCCGATGGTTTGAGGGGGCAGCGTCCCGTGGCGTATGTGGTGCCAGAAGCCGGGTTGGACAGCCCGCCCTGCGCGGATGATCTTATTAGCCAGGTTGCCCAAGCGCTTGGGCGGTGGGTTGGGTTGCGGGAAATCCGTTTTGTGGCACAGTTGCCGACGACGGTCTCGGGGAAAATAACCCGTAAAAAACTTCTGGTTTCTTGA